The following coding sequences are from one Panicum hallii strain FIL2 chromosome 5, PHallii_v3.1, whole genome shotgun sequence window:
- the LOC112893613 gene encoding uncharacterized protein LOC112893613 isoform X1: MTAAAALTLASPLRRLLRAAHPRGVIPAPYYFITRGRCTAAIAVAAAARDSAIKGSVDRNAAEEVRNILDMAERASKRRDVFHTNFLTPPIIQEAMLAIEKLADIKAVAQGGYPQAERCRISVGHPDSMTSNPDVVAALSISGNFRLEPFSHGDFLGAILGTGITREKVGDILLQGERGAQVLVDPELVDYLISTLEKVGKVGVSCAQIPLLALEYEPPRTKSFKTVESSLRVDALASAGFKISRTKLASLISAGDVRVNWMPVLKNGVTLKSGDVVSVSGMGRLKIGEIVTTRKGKYAVELIQYL; the protein is encoded by the exons atgaccgccgccgccgccctcacgTTGGCGAGTCCACTCCGGCGTCTCCTCCGTGCTGCTCACCCGCGCGGAGTCATCCCCGCCCCGTACTATTTCATCACGCGAG GACGGTGtaccgccgccattgccgtcgCCGCAGCAGCCAGGGATTCGGCGATTAAAGGGAGCGTGGACAGGAATGCAGCCGAGGAAGTCAGGAACATTCTGGATATG GCAGAAAGGGCTTCCAAACGAAGAGATGTTTTCCACACCAATTTTCTTACTCCACCTATAATACAGGAGGCTATGTTGGCAATTGAGAAGTTAGCAGACATAAAAGCAGTAGCTCAGGGTGGCTACCCGCAG gcTGAGCGGTGCCGAATTTCTGTTGGACATCCGGACTCTATGACAAGTAACCCAGATGTAGTTGCTGCTTTGAG CATCTCAGGGAATTTCCGATTGGAACCCTTTTCTCATGGTGACTTTCTCGGTGCCATTCTTGGAACAGGAATAACAAGGGAGAAGGTTGGAGATATTCTTTTACAG GGGGAAAGAGGTGCTCAGGTCCTTGTTGATCCAGAACTTGTTGACTATCTGATTTCTACTCTCGAAAAG GTGGGGAAAGTTGGTGTTTCATGCGCTCAGATTCCTTTGCTCGCTCTAGAATATGAACCACCAAG GACCAAGTCATTTAAAACTGTAGAGTCGTCCCTCAGGGTTGATGCATTGGCCAGCGCGGGATTTAAAATCTCACGCACAAAGCTTGCTAGCTTGATAAG TGCCGGGGATGTTCGTGTGAATTGGATGCCAGTTTTGAAAAATGGAGTTACCCTGAAATCTGGAGACGTT
- the LOC112893612 gene encoding pentatricopeptide repeat-containing protein At2g27800, mitochondrial-like: protein MATLLRRLLRSTAAPASISGHIPFSTRSRRTPHRFRRGRGRNPPPPSPDAISAAIASLPSRLTPPVLASSLASTSDARLLLPLLTHSLRLPAFRPDPAPFLVAIKRLAAADLYADFDRACALSFSLLPSLPSPGTLLRDALYFYCQFGRLGKAFHVYTLMRASPDPAARPSADTYHALFTALLSRGRGDTLIHYMYMDNVSALFRQMLEEGILPDTRTLNVLVRGYAQSLHLNDALRVFHQMQPLYGCEPDASTYSYLVHGLSAQGRTRNARELFDEMREKGLLPTEPACNAFVSALAMAGEAEDAERVMWEMARAGRVVDDITRRALVEELWRAGKQEDADRLAREMEEKGIVSARELRALLNYIHDDDGDENSDVDGRGRSTW from the coding sequence ATGGCcacgctcctccgccgcctcctccgctccaccgccgcccccgcgtcCATCTCCGGCCACATACCGTTCTCCACCCGATCCCGCCGCACGCCGCACCGcttccgccgcggccgcggccgcaacccgccgccgccctcccccgACGCCATCTCCGCGGCCATCGCATCCCTCCCGTCCCGCCTCACCCCGCCCGTGCTCGCCTCCTCCCTCGCCTCCACCTCCGacgcgcgcctcctcctcccgctccTCACCCACTCCCTCCGCCTCCCCGCCTTCCGCCCCGACCCCGCCCCGTTCCTCGTCGCCATCaagcgcctcgccgccgccgacctgTACGCCGACTTCGACCGCGCCTGCGCGCTCTCCTTCTCGCTCCTCCCCTCGCTCCCTTCTCCGGGAACCCTCCTCCGCGATGCGCTCTACTTCTACTGCCAGTTCGGCAGGCTCGGCAAGGCCTTCCACGTCTACACCCTCATGCGCGCCTCCCCCGACCCTGCGGCGCGCCCCTCCGCCGACACATACCACGCGCTCTTCACCGCGCTGCTGTCGCGCGGCCGCGGCGACACCTTGATCCACTACATGTACATGGACAACGTGTCGGCGCTGTTCAGGCAGATGCTCGAGGAGGGGATCCTGCCGGACACGCGCACGCTCAACGTGCTCGTCAGGGGCTACGCGCAGTCGCTGCACCTCAACGACGCGCTGCGCGTGTTCCACCAGATGCAGCCCCTGTACGGGTGCGAGCCGGACGCGTCCACGTACAGCTACCTCGTGCACGGGCTGAGCGCGCAGGGCCGCACCAGGAACGCGCGGGagctgttcgacgaaatgcgcGAGAAGGGCCTCCTGCCGACGGAGCCAGCATGCAACGCGTTCGTCAGCGCGCTGGCTATGGCCGGAGAGGCCGAAGACGCGGAGCGGGTAATGTGGGAGATGGCCAGGGCCGGGAGGGTGGTGGATGACATCACAAGGAGGGCATTGGTGGAGGAGTTATGGAGGGCCGGGAAGCAGGAGGATGCTGATAGACTAGCAAGGGAGATGGAGGAGAAGGGCATTGTGAGTGCTCGCGAGCTTCGGGCGCTTCTGAATTACATCCATGACGACGACGGTGATGAAAATTCGGATGTTGATGGCAGAGGGAGGAGCACATGGTGA
- the LOC112893610 gene encoding dihydroorotase, mitochondrial: MQAATTTTTTTTVCAHPHTKPSSAPFLRLSPPCRVSFRASLLPNLRATAMAATSQQQEQLVITRPDDWHLHIREGGVLEAVLPHSARHFGRAIIMPNLKPPVTTTARAVEYREEIMRALPPGSSFVPLMTLYLTDNTSPEEIKLARKSGVVFAVKLYPAGATTNSQDGVTDIGKCLPVLEEMVRQEMPLLVHGEVTDPHVDTFDREKVFIDRILAPLGQKLPQLKIVMEHITTMDAVNFIESCEEGHVAATVTPQHLLLNRNALFQGGLQPHNYCLPVLKREIHRQAIVSAVTSGSRRYFLGTDSAPHDKRNKECSCGCAGIYSAPVALSLYAKVFEEAGALDKLEAFTSFNGPDFYGLPRNTSKIVLRKSAWKVPASYKHSSGEIVPMFTGSTLDWLPSDQPEE, encoded by the exons ATGCAGGccgcaaccaccaccaccaccaccaccaccgtctGCGCGCACCCGCACACGAAGCCTTCGTCGGCCCCCTTCCTCCGGCTGTCCCCTCCTTGCCGCGTCAGCTTCCGCGCTTCTCTGCTCCCGAACCTGAGGGCGACCGCCATGGCAGCCACGTCGCAGCAGCAGGAGCAGCTGGTCATCACGCGCCCCGACGACTGGCACCTCCACATTCGTGAAGGCGGCGTCCTCGAGGCTGTGCTGCCACACAG CGCGAGGCATTTTGGGAGGGCTATCATCATGCCCAACTTGAAGCCGCCGGTGACCACGACGGCGCGCGCCGTGGAGTACAGGGAGGAGATCATGAGGGCGCTGCCGCCCGGGAGTAGTTTCGTGCCACTCATGACGCTTTACCTCACGGACAACACTAGTCCGGAGGAGATCAAACTCGCAA GAAAGAGTGGTGTAGTCTTTGCTGTGAAGCTGTATCCTGCCGGAGCAACTACCAATTCCCAAGATGGTGTCACTGACATTGGGAAATGCTTGCCTGTCCTCGAGGAGATGGTCAGGCAGGAAATGCCTTTGCTT gTTCATGGTGAAGTCACAGATCCACATGTTGACACCTTTGACCGGGAGAAGGTTTTTATTGATAGAATATTGGCACCACTTGGACAAAAACTTCCACAGCTGAAAATCGTCATGGAACATATCACAACTATGGATGCAGTGAACTTCATAGAATCATGTGAAGAAG GTCATGTTGCTGCAACAGTGACTCCCCAGCATCTCCTCCTCAATAGGAATGCTTTATTTCAGGGTGGCTTGCAGCCACACAATTACTGCTTGCCAGTACTGAAAAGAGAGATTCATA GACAAGCTATTGTATCTGCTGTAACAAGTGGGAGTAGAAGGTACTTTCTTGGTACCGATAGCGCTCCCCATGATAAACGGAACAAAGAATGTTCCTGTGGATGCGCAGGAATATACAGTGCTCCTGTTGCCTTGTCTCTTTACGCGAAGGTATTTGAAGAG GCTGGTGCCCTAGATAAGTTAGAAGCATTTACAAGCTTCAACGGCCCTGATTTTTATGGCTTACCAAGGAACACATCCAAGATTGTCTTGAGAAAGAGTGCCTGGAAAGTTCCCGCATCCTATAAACACAGTTCAGGGGAGATTGTGCCTATGTTTACTGGCAGCACCCTTGATTGGCTTCCATCTGATCAGCCTGAAGAATAA
- the LOC112893077 gene encoding dual specificity protein kinase shkB-like, with the protein MDDEDYSWVRRTRFSHSVVRSNSGREQFGAFVEQFNRGTALKQKGPDSGFKLHGLNMEPGTRPPTSSRPRTSPLSTRPEPTKDSSSDAEPTQHDKAASDRSSQQASATQDDAKVANGKKGRTNLSVAVPCGPAVRSADDERPGAPDFSFHPDEQSLRLQRTCSSPAPFPRKKTPGDDSLTRSSSLSLLGEAPMLKQRATSPLPSRHVPEVFQEARSASKRFSTPPPRKSSSSLDLNGNPPVPVRAPGKLKHRKEGHANGRAKVAALEVLEKWSVDRSQLLIGHRFSSGAHSRLFHGIYKEQPVAVKFIRQPDDEEDAELAAQLEKQFNTEVTTLSRLHHPNVIKLVGACSSPPVFCVITEFLAGGSLRAFLHKQDHKSLPLDKIISISLDIARGMAYIHSQGVVHRDVKPENIIFDEEFCAKIVDFGIACEQEYCDPLANDTGTFRWMAPEMMKRKAYGRKVDVYSFGLILWEMFSGSVPYEELNPFQAAFAVFDKNVRPAIPTNCPAPVRLLIEQCWTSHPEKRPDFCQIVQILEKFKTVLERDGTLDNMPSSICQETHDHKNWLANWAQKLKHSQPDFSGPPPPKLL; encoded by the exons ATGGACGACGAGGATTACTCGTGGGTGCGGCGCACGCGGTTCTCCCACTCCGTCGTCCGCTCTAACTCCGGCAGGGAGCAGTTTGGCGCCTTCGTCGAGCAGTTCAACCGCGGCACCGCGCTCAAGCAGAAGGGCCCCGACTCGGGGTTCAAACTCCATGGCCTCAACATGGAGCCAGGGACGAGGCCCCCCACCTCCTCCCGTCCGAGGACGAGCCCGCTGAGCACCCGGCCCGAGCCCACCAAGGACTCGTCTTCCGACGCCGAGCCGACGCAGCACGACAAGGCAGCCAGTGATCGCTCGTCGCAGCAAGCATCGGCGACGCAGGACGATGCCAAGGTCGCGAATGGGAAGAAAGGAAGAACCAACCTGAGCGTGGCAGTCCCTTGCGGGCCCGCAGTTCGGAGCGCGGATGATGAGCGCCCTGGAGCGCCCGATTTCTCCTTCCACCCCGACGAGCAGAGCCTGAGGCTGCAGAGAACGTGCTCGAGCCCTGCTCCGTTTCCGAGGAAGAAAACGCCGGGCGATGACTCCCTCACGCGCAGCTCGTCGCTTAGTCTGCTTGGCGAGGCGCCGATGCTGAAGCAGAGGGCGACGTCGCCCCTCCCATCTCGTCACGTTCCTGAAGTGTTTCAGGAAGCCAGATCGGCCAGCAAGAGGTTCTCCACTCCACCGCCCCGAAAATCCTCGTCTTCGCTAGACCTGAACGGGAATCCACCGGTGCCGGTGAGGGCACCGGGCAAGCTGAAGCATAGGAAGGAGGGCCATGCCAACGGAAGGGCGAAGGTTGCTGCACTGGAGGTGCTCGAGAAATGGTCCGTCGATCGCTCCCAGCTGCTCATTGGGCACAGGTTCTCGTCCGGGGCTCACAGTCGGTTGTTTCACGGAATCTACAAGGAGCAGCCTGTTGCCGTCAAGTTCATCAGACAGCCTGATGACGAGGAAGATGCAGAGCTGGCTGCTCAGCTTGAGAAGCAGTTCAACACGGAAGTTACCACTCTGTCACGACTCCATCATCCTAATGTCATTAAG CTGGTTGGAGCATGCAGCAGTCCACCAGTATTCTGCGTCATCACTGAATTCCTTGCTGGAGGTTCTTTGAGAGCGTTTTTGCACAAGCAGGATCACAAATCTCTTCCACTAGACAAGATTATCTCAATTAGCTTGGATATTGCACGCGGCATGGCATACATTCACTCGCAGGGAGTTGTCCATCGTGATGTGAAACCAGAGAACATCATATTCGACGAAGAATTTTGTGCAAAGATTGTTGATTTTGGAATAGCTTGTGAACAAGAGTACTGTGACCCTCTGGCAAACGACACCGGGACATTCAGATGGATGGCTCCAGAGATGATGAAGCGTAAAGCATATGGTCGAAAAGTTGATGTCTACAGCTTTGGCCTTATCTTATGGGAAATGTTTTCTGGCTCAGTACCTTATGAAGAGCTGAATCCTTTTCAAGCAGCTTTTGCTGTTTTTGACAAG AATGTGAGGCCGGCCATTCCTACTAACTGCCCAGCGCCAGTACGACTTCTAATTGAGCAGTGTTGGACCTCGCATCCGGAGAAGAGGCCTGACTTCTGCCAAATAGTTCAAATACTGGAGAAGTTTAAGACGGTCCTTGAAAGAGATGGTACACTCGACAACATGCCAAGCTCGATCTGCCAGGAGACTCATGATCACAAGAACTGGCTTGCTAATTGGGCCCAAAAGCTCAAGCATAGCCAACCTGATTTCTCTGGGCCGCCTCCACCAAAACTGTTGTAA
- the LOC112893078 gene encoding uncharacterized protein LOC112893078, which yields MVMEEAMDGEMSLSNMVLGFFEDFERERWPEKDDDEEGSGGGDAAESKAFWQIQHTQLHEALAKSSPAESRIRADTEAAVRSMRAAAGAACSCTGRPAAGGDCRRCMLRRVAERLRDAGYNSALCTSKWTRSPDIPSGEHRYVDVVVQTRSGKAVRVVVELSFRAEFEVARAGAEYRALVAALPEVFVGRADRLRAVVKAMCAAAKQCMKENNMHMGPWRKHKYMQAKWLGTPERTAAAAAAPAAVVPAVTVGSPEKPTKFRASMLTFDFGRTAVEAV from the exons ATGGTGATGGAGGAGGCGATGGACGGCGAGATGAGCTTGTCGAACATGGTGCTGGGCTTCTTCGAGGACTTCGAGAGGGAGCGGTGGCCGGAgaaggacgacgacgaggagggctccggcggcggcgacgccgccGAGAGCAAGGCCTTCTGGCAGATCCAACACACCCAGCTGCAT GAGGCCCTGGCCAAGAGCAGCCCGGCCGAGAGCAGGATCCGCGCGGACACGGAGGCGGCCGTCAGGAGCATgcgcgccgcggcgggcgcggcctGCTCCTGCacggggcggccggcggccggcggggactGCCGGCGCTGCATGCTCCGGCGCGTCGCCGAGCGGCTGCGCGACGCCGGGTACAACAGCGCGCTCTGCACGTCCAAGTGGACGCGCTCGCCGGACATCCCTTCAG GCGAGCACAGGTACGTGGACGTGGTGGTGCAGACGAGGAGCGGCAAGGCGGTGCGCGTTGTGGTGGAGCTCAGCTTCCGCGCCGAGTTCGAGGTGGCGCGCGCCGGCGCGGAGTACCGGGCGCTGGTGGCCGCGCTGCCCGAGGTGTTCGTCGGCCGGGCCGACCGGCTGCGCGCCGTGGTCAAGGCCATGTGCGCCGCGGCCAAGCAGTGCATGAAGGAGAATAACATGCACATGGGGCCCTGGAGGAAGCACAAGTACATGCAGGCCAAGTGGCTCGGCACGCCCGAGCGCACGGCGGCtgcagcggcggcgccggcggcagtGGTTCCCGCGGTGACGGTCGGCTCGCCGGAGAAGCCGACCAAGTTCAGGGCGTCCATGCTGACCTTCGACTTCGGCCGgacggcggtggaggccgtgtgA